In one Helicobacter ibis genomic region, the following are encoded:
- the rpmF gene encoding 50S ribosomal protein L32, which translates to MAVPKRRVSKTRAAKRRTHYKITLSMPVKDSDGTWKMPHRMNKFTGSYKN; encoded by the coding sequence ATGGCAGTACCAAAGAGAAGAGTTAGTAAAACTAGAGCAGCTAAAAGAAGAACACATTACAAAATTACATTGTCTATGCCTGTGAAAGATAGTGATGGAACTTGGAAAATGCCTCATAGAATGAATAAATTCACTGGAAGTTATAAAAATTAA
- the plsX gene encoding phosphate acyltransferase PlsX — MMRIAVDAMGGDFGASPLVEGAISALKEKNFTLVLVGNEEVLRPLVPSSFANRVQIVHCDDVITMDDLATSAIKRKNSSIYVAIDMLKNKSVDAVVSAGHSGATMSLATLRIGRLSGISRPAICTLMPRIDGNKSLVVDAGANVDCKAENLFEFGIMGHEYACSILKYQNARIGILSNGEEECKGNEISKNAFMYLKSHPSFIGNIEGNNIFDASVEVIVCDGFVGNIVLKTSEGVADSIVYLLKTYIKSSPLGTFGSLFLKSVFSKLKKQIDYAEYGGAPLLGIDGNVIICHGKSNSKAMKNAIFQAIASIENNINDRILSALAKYKS, encoded by the coding sequence ATAATGAGAATCGCAGTTGATGCAATGGGTGGGGATTTTGGTGCTTCCCCACTTGTTGAAGGTGCTATATCAGCATTAAAGGAAAAGAACTTTACGCTTGTGCTCGTTGGAAATGAAGAGGTGTTAAGACCGCTTGTTCCTTCATCTTTTGCTAATAGAGTTCAGATTGTTCATTGTGATGATGTCATTACGATGGACGATCTAGCTACTTCAGCAATTAAGCGAAAAAATAGTTCAATTTATGTAGCTATTGATATGCTAAAAAATAAAAGTGTTGATGCAGTAGTGTCTGCTGGACATAGCGGTGCTACTATGAGTTTAGCTACTTTAAGAATAGGCAGATTAAGTGGAATCTCTCGTCCTGCTATATGCACTCTTATGCCTAGAATCGACGGAAATAAAAGTTTGGTTGTAGATGCTGGGGCTAATGTAGATTGCAAGGCAGAGAATCTATTTGAGTTTGGGATTATGGGGCATGAGTATGCATGTTCTATATTGAAGTATCAAAATGCACGAATTGGGATATTATCCAACGGAGAAGAAGAGTGTAAGGGTAATGAGATTAGCAAGAATGCTTTTATGTATTTAAAGTCCCACCCTTCCTTTATCGGTAATATAGAGGGCAATAATATATTTGATGCTTCAGTTGAAGTTATAGTTTGTGATGGTTTTGTTGGTAATATAGTGTTAAAAACTAGTGAAGGAGTTGCAGATTCAATAGTGTATCTGTTAAAAACCTATATAAAATCATCGCCACTTGGCACTTTTGGTTCTTTGTTTTTAAAGAGTGTTTTTAGCAAACTTAAAAAGCAAATTGATTATGCAGAATATGGTGGTGCTCCATTGCTTGGCATTGATGGAAATGTAATTATTTGCCATGGCAAGAGTAATTCAAAGGCTATGAAGAATGCCATTTTTCAAGCTATTGCTAGTATAGAAAATAATATCAACGATAGAATATTATCTGCGTTAGCTAAATATAAGTCATAA
- a CDS encoding beta-ketoacyl-ACP synthase III: MDKPIYAALKSIGACIPDRIVTNDDLAQIVDTSDEWITKRTGIKERRFASSNQATSDLAINAAKVALNRANIKPSDIDMVIVATISPDFLCMPSTACVVSSALGIVGKPAFDISAACSGFIYLLSLAKSFIESKTCKNILIIGAEKLSSIIDMEDRSTCVLFGDGAGAAVIGATCDISKSILDVNISSNGEYQDFLMTPGCGSRNPITNDTINDRLQFIKMKGNETFKIAVKTLTNDVVEILKRNNLSKDDIDFFVPHQANLRIISAVGEALQFPDDKVAKTVHKYGNTSAASIPITINELFEEGKIKDGSRLLLDAFGGGLTWGSALLSFNSV; encoded by the coding sequence ATGGATAAACCTATATATGCGGCACTAAAATCCATTGGTGCTTGTATACCAGATAGGATAGTTACTAATGATGACTTAGCTCAAATAGTAGATACTAGTGATGAGTGGATTACTAAAAGAACGGGTATAAAAGAGAGGCGATTTGCCTCAAGTAATCAAGCAACTAGCGATTTGGCTATAAATGCTGCTAAAGTAGCATTAAATAGAGCCAATATAAAACCTTCTGATATTGATATGGTTATAGTTGCAACTATATCACCAGACTTTTTATGTATGCCATCTACTGCATGTGTTGTATCTAGTGCTTTAGGCATTGTTGGCAAACCAGCCTTTGATATTTCAGCAGCTTGTAGCGGATTTATTTATCTATTATCTTTGGCGAAGTCTTTTATTGAATCTAAAACATGTAAAAATATATTGATAATCGGTGCAGAGAAACTATCTAGCATAATTGATATGGAAGATAGAAGCACATGTGTTTTGTTTGGTGATGGTGCTGGTGCGGCTGTTATTGGTGCTACTTGTGATATCTCTAAAAGCATTTTAGATGTCAATATTTCATCAAATGGTGAGTATCAAGATTTTTTAATGACACCTGGCTGTGGTAGTAGGAATCCAATTACAAATGATACGATAAATGATAGATTGCAGTTTATAAAAATGAAAGGCAATGAAACTTTTAAGATTGCTGTAAAAACATTAACAAATGATGTAGTTGAGATTCTAAAGAGAAATAATCTTTCAAAAGATGATATTGATTTTTTTGTGCCACATCAAGCGAACTTACGGATTATTTCTGCAGTTGGTGAGGCTTTGCAATTCCCAGATGACAAAGTTGCAAAAACGGTGCATAAATACGGCAATACTTCAGCTGCTTCTATACCAATTACGATTAATGAACTATTTGAGGAGGGCAAGATTAAAGATGGCTCAAGATTGTTGTTAGATGCTTTTGGTGGTGGTCTAACTTGGGGCTCTGCATTGCTTAGTTTTAATTCCGTTTAG
- the mshL gene encoding pilus (MSHA type) biogenesis protein MshL: MNFKLLFLLFIFYSSLIADCKYRSFSLSVPKDSELSIRDILGELGEECYFSVIYNEDEVSSLLDKELPIINIKDKNLDYVFSVLFRHANLHYFYKNDTLKLKYKHSKTFDLNYINTNRIGNSSTSVSINNEESKGSSGADMISLSRSGVDIQSEDGFNFWANIEDELKEMLTNSEDSDVVVNRGAGLITIRATRTNLDRVESYIKSLHSRLQRQVLIDVNILSVVHKNSYTTGINWDSLYNLQNLTIPFTADSANLENSSGINVSNGEFKYGINIYSQALSLNRVVEFLQTYGNVYSISNPKVLTLNNQPAMISVGDILRYKKSSIYQNTNAQTTLTNTDNEYPSIFAGVLLDITPLIFDDEIMLKINPSITKTKDDNLKQTQALESPPNLTTNQLSSIVRVKNNEQVILGGLISKNTTNVQNKIPLLGHIIPPLFSYTQDVSHIEEIVFIIQPKIIENKELKELSLESLGYKILE; encoded by the coding sequence ATGAATTTTAAGCTTTTATTTTTACTTTTTATTTTTTATTCTTCTTTGATTGCTGATTGCAAGTATCGCTCTTTTTCTCTATCTGTCCCAAAAGATTCAGAACTATCAATAAGAGATATATTAGGTGAGCTTGGTGAGGAATGTTATTTTAGTGTTATCTATAATGAAGATGAGGTTTCTTCATTATTGGATAAAGAGTTACCTATTATAAATATAAAGGACAAGAATCTTGATTATGTTTTTAGTGTTTTGTTTAGACATGCTAATTTACATTATTTCTATAAAAATGACACACTAAAGCTAAAATACAAGCATTCTAAAACATTTGACTTAAACTATATAAACACGAATCGAATCGGCAATAGTAGCACTTCAGTATCAATAAATAATGAAGAAAGCAAGGGTTCTAGTGGTGCTGATATGATTAGTCTTAGTCGTTCTGGGGTTGATATACAAAGTGAAGATGGATTTAATTTTTGGGCTAATATTGAAGATGAATTAAAAGAAATGCTAACTAATAGCGAGGATTCTGATGTTGTGGTCAATAGAGGGGCTGGATTAATAACCATAAGAGCTACAAGAACTAATTTAGATAGGGTTGAATCTTATATTAAAAGTTTGCACTCTAGGCTTCAAAGGCAGGTTTTAATAGATGTAAATATCTTAAGTGTTGTTCATAAAAATTCATATACAACAGGTATAAATTGGGATAGCTTATATAATCTCCAAAACTTAACCATACCATTTACTGCAGATTCTGCCAACTTAGAAAATAGTAGTGGCATTAATGTGTCAAATGGTGAATTTAAGTATGGCATTAACATTTATTCACAAGCTTTAAGTCTAAATAGGGTAGTTGAGTTTTTACAAACCTATGGAAATGTATATTCTATCTCAAATCCAAAAGTGCTAACTTTAAATAATCAACCAGCAATGATAAGTGTTGGAGATATTTTACGATATAAAAAAAGTTCCATATATCAAAATACAAATGCACAAACAACGCTAACAAATACAGACAATGAATATCCAAGCATTTTTGCAGGTGTATTGCTTGATATAACTCCATTAATATTTGATGATGAGATTATGCTAAAGATAAACCCATCAATAACCAAAACAAAAGACGATAACTTAAAACAAACACAAGCCTTAGAATCTCCTCCGAATCTAACAACAAATCAGCTCTCATCAATTGTTAGAGTAAAAAATAATGAGCAAGTTATTTTGGGGGGATTAATCTCAAAAAATACAACAAATGTTCAAAATAAAATTCCACTCTTAGGACATATAATTCCGCCTTTATTTTCATATACACAAGATGTATCACACATTGAAGAAATAGTGTTTATAATACAGCCAAAAATAATAGAAAATAAAGAACTAAAGGAATTAAGCTTAGAATCTTTGGGGTATAAAATATTGGAATAA
- the recG gene encoding ATP-dependent DNA helicase RecG, protein MIQIPENIKKLGICNLLDLYIKYPPAKYTNGKLTESLEINSTIVVKIVIQSYNKIGKNAIINAIVLSIDGSEKINLFIFNAKPYHKNIFTLGKEMIVSGIGGIYNGRFTIKQPKVITQEDEIILHFNKKLVGKQITILRDFIKSITLDVLIQAYPNIESKILKRLHAIHNPTSDFLKSFTHNKEFDMQTKKALAFAEIYNYMLELKGKVLHFKSLEKLNNKKLLEKWINSLPFNLTNGQKDAIRDIEISLNSNLASRRIIVGDVGCGKTILIFAACILCYPRQCILMAPTSILAQQIYNEALKMLPQEINVGLCIKDKKDLDFSKYHFIIGTHKILYTNIDNNTLDMPLVMIDEQHRFGTKQRNILDKSLEKEGKKPHFLQFSATPIPRTMAMIESSLLSFTFINDLPFKKDITSKVITNNDFASLLEHIKLETKKGNQTIIIYPLVEKKSENNIYKPIKEAKEFWERHFKRVHLVHGKDKNKEQILEEFQQNGEILLSTTVVEVGISLPRLSTIVISGAENFGFATLHQLRGRVSRNGLKGFCFLYTKKQNIEKLAQFCEIQNGFEVAKLDLQRRKGGDMLSGVKQSGSEFNWYNFEEHITQKAKDSIDKLES, encoded by the coding sequence TTGATACAAATACCAGAAAATATCAAAAAACTTGGTATTTGTAACCTGCTTGACTTATACATAAAATACCCACCTGCAAAATACACAAATGGCAAACTAACTGAATCTTTAGAGATAAATTCAACAATTGTAGTAAAGATAGTGATTCAAAGCTACAATAAAATAGGCAAAAATGCCATTATTAACGCCATAGTCTTATCTATAGATGGTAGTGAGAAAATAAATTTATTTATATTTAACGCCAAGCCATATCATAAAAACATCTTTACACTTGGAAAAGAAATGATTGTAAGTGGCATTGGCGGAATATATAATGGAAGATTCACAATCAAGCAGCCAAAAGTAATCACGCAAGAAGATGAAATTATTTTGCATTTCAACAAAAAGCTAGTAGGCAAACAAATAACGATTCTAAGAGATTTTATAAAATCAATCACACTAGATGTGCTAATACAAGCCTACCCAAACATAGAATCTAAAATCCTAAAAAGACTTCATGCAATACACAATCCAACTAGTGATTTTTTAAAAAGCTTTACACATAACAAAGAATTTGACATGCAAACAAAAAAAGCTCTAGCCTTTGCTGAAATTTATAATTACATGCTAGAGCTAAAGGGCAAAGTATTACACTTTAAAAGCCTAGAAAAACTAAACAATAAAAAGCTGTTAGAAAAATGGATAAATAGCCTACCATTTAATCTTACAAATGGACAAAAAGACGCAATAAGAGATATAGAAATATCACTAAATAGCAATCTAGCAAGTAGAAGAATAATAGTAGGTGATGTTGGGTGTGGCAAGACTATTTTGATTTTTGCTGCATGCATATTGTGCTATCCAAGACAATGCATATTAATGGCACCAACCTCGATTCTCGCACAGCAAATCTATAATGAAGCATTAAAAATGCTACCACAAGAAATCAATGTTGGCTTATGTATAAAGGACAAAAAAGACTTAGATTTTAGCAAATATCACTTCATAATAGGGACACATAAGATTCTATACACAAATATAGATAACAACACCTTAGATATGCCATTAGTAATGATAGATGAGCAACATAGATTTGGCACAAAACAAAGAAATATACTTGATAAATCACTTGAAAAAGAAGGCAAAAAGCCACATTTTTTGCAATTCTCTGCCACTCCAATACCAAGAACAATGGCGATGATAGAATCCTCTCTACTATCCTTTACTTTTATAAATGATTTGCCTTTCAAAAAAGATATAACATCAAAGGTGATAACAAATAATGACTTTGCAAGTCTCCTAGAACACATAAAGCTAGAAACAAAAAAAGGCAACCAAACAATAATCATCTATCCCCTAGTTGAGAAAAAATCAGAAAACAACATCTACAAACCAATAAAAGAAGCAAAAGAATTTTGGGAGAGACACTTTAAGAGAGTGCATTTAGTGCATGGCAAGGATAAAAACAAAGAACAAATACTAGAAGAATTTCAACAAAATGGTGAAATATTACTATCAACAACGGTTGTAGAAGTTGGAATCTCCTTACCAAGACTATCTACTATTGTAATATCAGGTGCAGAAAACTTTGGATTTGCTACATTACATCAATTAAGAGGTAGGGTTAGCAGAAATGGGCTTAAAGGATTTTGCTTCTTATACACAAAAAAACAAAACATAGAAAAACTAGCACAATTTTGTGAAATACAAAATGGCTTTGAAGTAGCAAAGCTAGACCTGCAAAGAAGAAAAGGTGGAGATATGCTAAGCGGAGTAAAACAAAGTGGTTCAGAGTTTAACTGGTATAACTTTGAAGAACACATAACACAAAAAGCAAAAGATTCGATAGACAAACTAGAATCTTAA
- a CDS encoding M16 family metallopeptidase — protein MKKIFTILISVFFMKGFLMAVELKHLQINNTNIPVIYENNSQLPLFFIQIVFKGAGSVSDGKELGISNLTSSILNEGTKKLGVTKFSEKLEERALSLSVGSGFETMNFTLSGTKDEIDNALTLLNELLSNPNFTKTALNKVKENTIISILEKENDFDYQANKGLKEMIFKGTALQNTSIGTQKSIEAITLKDIESFYNSYINLENATIILGGDIKLDDISQKIQQTLKILPSGKKVEIANIQANDKQGTKTIKKETQQAYIYFAAPLYIKDLEKESAILKVASFVLGGSGFGSRMMEEIRVKRGLAYTAVLRLLPSKTYSYTHGYLQTSLKNEEEAKKLVSEVVDNFIKNGITQKELDAAKKYLLGSEPLRNETLSQRLSSTFRNYYDNLPLDFNSKVLKEIEKLSLKEVNDYIKEHKEIGKLTFSIVSAN, from the coding sequence ATGAAAAAAATTTTTACAATATTAATTAGTGTATTCTTTATGAAAGGATTTTTAATGGCAGTAGAACTAAAACATCTACAGATAAACAACACAAACATTCCTGTAATTTATGAAAACAACTCACAGCTTCCACTATTTTTTATACAAATAGTATTTAAAGGTGCTGGTAGCGTTAGTGATGGCAAAGAGCTTGGAATCTCTAACCTAACAAGTAGCATACTAAATGAAGGGACAAAAAAGCTTGGTGTAACAAAATTTTCAGAAAAACTAGAAGAGAGGGCATTATCTCTTAGTGTAGGCAGTGGATTTGAAACTATGAACTTCACACTTAGCGGAACAAAAGACGAAATAGATAATGCATTAACATTGCTAAATGAATTACTAAGCAATCCAAATTTTACAAAAACAGCACTAAATAAGGTCAAGGAAAATACAATAATCTCCATACTCGAAAAAGAAAATGACTTCGACTATCAAGCCAACAAAGGTCTAAAGGAGATGATTTTTAAAGGCACGGCACTGCAAAACACATCGATTGGAACACAAAAATCAATAGAAGCAATAACGCTAAAAGATATAGAAAGTTTCTACAATTCATATATAAACTTAGAAAATGCAACAATAATCTTAGGTGGAGATATAAAACTAGATGATATATCTCAAAAAATACAACAAACACTAAAGATTCTACCAAGTGGCAAAAAGGTAGAAATCGCTAACATACAAGCAAATGATAAACAAGGAACAAAAACAATAAAAAAAGAAACACAACAAGCATATATATACTTTGCAGCACCATTGTATATAAAAGACTTAGAAAAAGAAAGTGCGATTTTAAAGGTTGCTTCATTTGTGCTTGGTGGAAGTGGATTTGGTAGCAGAATGATGGAAGAGATAAGAGTAAAAAGAGGCTTAGCATATACAGCTGTTTTAAGATTGCTACCGAGCAAGACATACTCGTATACACATGGTTATCTACAAACAAGTCTAAAAAATGAAGAAGAAGCAAAAAAACTCGTAAGTGAAGTTGTAGATAATTTTATAAAAAATGGAATCACACAAAAAGAACTAGACGCTGCTAAAAAATATCTGTTAGGTAGTGAACCACTAAGAAACGAAACGCTATCACAAAGACTTAGTAGCACATTTAGAAATTATTATGACAATTTACCACTTGACTTTAACTCCAAAGTATTGAAAGAGATAGAAAAACTAAGCCTAAAAGAAGTTAATGACTATATAAAAGAGCATAAAGAAATAGGCAAACTTACATTCTCTATTGTGAGTGCTAATTAA
- a CDS encoding dehypoxanthine futalosine cyclase, whose translation MTQKIDNAIVKVKLPRVSKDEILHLMKNASLRELGEMAQNIKSKLHPRNITTFVVDRNINYTNICWVDCKFCAFKRKVGEKDTYILSFDEIDKKIEELLAIGGTQILFQGGVHPSLKIEWYESLVSHIANKYPQITIHGFSAIEINYIAKVSKISITEVLQRLKNSGLSSIPGAGAEILSDRVRDIIAPKKLDSDEWINVHRQAHKLDIRSTATMMFGSVESDDDILEHWDRIRNLQDETNGFRAFILWSFQPAFTPLKDEFPNLMKASSNRYLRLLACSRIFLDNFQNIQSSWVTQGSHIGQIALLFGANDLGSTMMEENVVAAAGAKNSMNQQEMIKLIKDIGGIAAKRNTAYDILEYFE comes from the coding sequence ATGACACAAAAAATAGACAATGCCATAGTTAAAGTAAAACTACCAAGAGTTAGCAAAGATGAGATTCTTCATTTAATGAAAAATGCGTCTTTGCGTGAATTGGGAGAAATGGCTCAAAATATAAAATCAAAACTTCACCCAAGAAACATAACAACATTTGTGGTGGATAGAAATATAAATTACACAAATATATGTTGGGTGGATTGTAAATTCTGTGCTTTTAAGCGTAAAGTAGGAGAAAAAGATACATACATTTTAAGCTTTGATGAAATTGATAAAAAAATTGAAGAATTATTAGCAATAGGTGGAACACAAATACTATTCCAAGGTGGTGTGCATCCAAGCTTAAAAATAGAGTGGTATGAATCTCTAGTATCACATATTGCAAATAAATATCCGCAAATTACAATACATGGATTTTCAGCAATAGAAATAAACTACATAGCAAAAGTATCAAAAATATCAATCACTGAAGTATTACAAAGATTAAAAAATAGTGGTCTATCATCAATTCCGGGTGCTGGAGCAGAAATCCTAAGCGATAGAGTAAGAGATATAATAGCTCCTAAAAAGCTAGATTCTGATGAATGGATTAATGTGCATAGACAAGCCCACAAACTAGATATAAGAAGCACAGCTACAATGATGTTTGGCAGCGTAGAGAGCGATGATGATATATTAGAACACTGGGATAGGATAAGAAATTTACAAGATGAGACAAATGGATTTAGAGCATTTATACTTTGGAGTTTTCAACCTGCTTTCACCCCGCTAAAAGATGAGTTCCCCAATCTAATGAAAGCCTCATCAAATAGATACTTAAGATTGCTTGCATGTAGTAGAATCTTTTTGGATAATTTTCAAAATATACAAAGCAGTTGGGTAACACAAGGTTCACACATAGGTCAGATTGCACTACTTTTTGGGGCAAACGACTTAGGTAGCACAATGATGGAAGAAAATGTAGTAGCAGCAGCTGGTGCTAAAAACTCTATGAATCAACAAGAGATGATAAAGCTAATAAAAGACATAGGCGGAATTGCAGCAAAGCGAAATACAGCTTATGATATTTTGGAGTATTTTGAATGA
- the bamA gene encoding outer membrane protein assembly factor BamA — MKLTPKFMSSIAAAIAISANLNAADLPIIKEVKYENLNYISPLIANEIAKIKLNEQLDLNRVDQSIQDFYKQGYFQDIWVTEENGVLTYHFVEKPIIASLIISGYGAGKEQATLNKELGLKKGDVYDEIKIANTRKRIIELLEKQGFYDTIVEVKTETIAPKVLKVTFEINKGEEIIIKKANYYGRESIWTSRIESVTANKEKDFIGWMWGFNNGKLQINEIEADAARIRDLYMQKGYLDAEVSSPFLRTDFTTYEAELDFYINEGKKYRVSSIDVVLEEDIMPLEELKEVIKTKEGKIFNINKMRADMEELKYKVGDLGYAFTRVNPDLDKNPDTGEVRIIYYVQPGRKVKVRDVLISGNSKTIDRVIRRNVLLAPGDEYKMGKIRDSKNAIMRTGNFDNVTIEERRVDEEHIDLLVNVKEAKTGEFTFGVGYGSYDGAMGSISIKDRNIFGSGLTAGLYFDKSEVSTSYRLNLYNPAILDSDYSLATDVYRTDYYDYDYREISTGFSLVGGKRVWDQLDLTLGYTFQESRLSEFENPFYLLYYRGKYTKSSVIPGLSFDNTDAYFFPKSGIRVAANVEFAGIGGDAEFTKYYGSFNYYKSVEDWVDIDLIFRYRARAGYINDGGYLPMSEKFYLGGISSVRGYQSRSITPKDEYGVRIGGKQMFYNTAELSYGLFETVQMRLNAFFDYGMIGENDISEITRYSAGVGIEWVSPIGVINFVFPRALNDKTGDETSSFEFTMGQRF, encoded by the coding sequence ATGAAATTAACTCCAAAATTTATGTCGTCTATTGCTGCTGCTATAGCTATTTCTGCGAATTTGAATGCCGCTGATTTACCTATTATCAAAGAAGTTAAATATGAAAACTTGAACTATATATCACCACTAATTGCAAATGAAATTGCAAAAATCAAACTAAACGAACAACTAGATTTAAACAGAGTAGATCAATCAATCCAAGACTTCTATAAGCAAGGATATTTCCAAGATATATGGGTAACAGAAGAAAATGGTGTTTTAACATATCACTTTGTAGAAAAACCAATAATAGCAAGTTTGATTATAAGCGGATATGGTGCAGGCAAAGAACAAGCCACACTAAATAAAGAGCTAGGGTTAAAAAAAGGCGATGTATATGATGAAATAAAAATTGCCAACACAAGAAAAAGAATAATAGAACTACTAGAAAAGCAAGGTTTCTATGACACTATCGTTGAAGTAAAAACAGAAACAATAGCACCAAAAGTTCTAAAAGTAACATTTGAAATCAATAAAGGCGAAGAAATCATCATTAAAAAAGCAAACTACTATGGTAGAGAAAGCATATGGACTTCAAGAATTGAATCTGTAACTGCAAACAAAGAAAAAGACTTTATAGGTTGGATGTGGGGTTTTAATAACGGGAAATTACAAATAAATGAAATAGAAGCAGATGCGGCTAGAATTAGAGACTTATACATGCAAAAGGGATACTTGGATGCTGAAGTTTCAAGTCCATTTTTAAGAACGGATTTTACGACATATGAAGCAGAGCTTGACTTTTACATTAACGAGGGCAAGAAATATAGAGTATCAAGTATAGATGTAGTATTAGAAGAAGATATAATGCCATTAGAGGAGCTAAAAGAAGTCATCAAAACAAAAGAAGGCAAAATATTTAACATAAACAAAATGCGAGCCGATATGGAAGAGCTTAAATATAAAGTTGGTGATTTAGGATACGCATTTACTAGAGTAAATCCTGATTTAGACAAAAACCCTGACACTGGCGAAGTAAGAATTATATATTATGTGCAACCGGGCAGAAAAGTGAAGGTAAGAGATGTACTAATTTCTGGTAACTCAAAAACAATAGATAGAGTAATTAGAAGAAATGTATTATTAGCTCCCGGCGATGAATACAAAATGGGCAAGATTAGAGATTCTAAAAATGCCATAATGAGAACTGGTAACTTTGATAATGTAACAATAGAAGAAAGAAGAGTTGATGAAGAACATATTGACTTACTAGTAAATGTAAAAGAAGCAAAGACTGGTGAATTTACATTTGGTGTTGGTTATGGTAGCTATGATGGTGCTATGGGTAGTATATCTATAAAAGATAGAAACATATTTGGTAGCGGTCTAACTGCTGGATTATATTTTGACAAAAGTGAAGTATCAACTTCATATAGACTAAACTTATACAATCCTGCGATCTTAGATAGTGATTATAGCTTAGCAACTGATGTGTATAGAACCGACTATTATGACTATGATTATAGAGAAATCTCAACTGGTTTTAGCCTTGTAGGCGGCAAGAGAGTATGGGACCAACTAGACTTAACGCTTGGTTATACATTCCAAGAATCAAGACTATCAGAATTTGAAAATCCATTTTATCTATTGTATTACAGAGGTAAATATACAAAATCATCTGTGATTCCTGGACTTAGCTTTGATAACACAGATGCTTATTTCTTCCCTAAAAGCGGCATTAGAGTTGCAGCTAATGTCGAATTTGCTGGAATTGGTGGAGATGCGGAATTTACAAAATACTATGGAAGCTTCAATTACTACAAATCAGTTGAAGATTGGGTTGATATAGATCTTATCTTTAGATATAGAGCTAGAGCTGGATATATAAATGACGGCGGATATCTACCTATGAGTGAGAAATTCTATCTAGGTGGTATAAGTAGTGTAAGGGGTTATCAAAGTAGATCAATCACTCCAAAAGACGAATACGGCGTGAGAATCGGTGGAAAGCAAATGTTCTACAACACTGCTGAGTTGAGCTATGGACTATTTGAAACTGTGCAAATGAGGCTAAATGCCTTCTTTGACTATGGTATGATAGGAGAGAATGATATTTCAGAGATAACAAGATATTCAGCAGGTGTTGGGATTGAGTGGGTATCTCCAATTGGTGTTATTAACTTCGTATTCCCAAGAGCACTTAATGATAAAACAGGAGATGAGACATCTTCATTTGAATTTACTATGGGTCAAAGATTCTAA